GCTGTACGGTACAGCCTTGATGGGTGCAGGTGAGGGATAGGACTTCGGTGTGGTTTTGGGTAGCATAGACGCGATCGCCTGCGCCGTAGAACTGGGTTGCGCCTTCGGTGGGAATCACGTCATTTTTTGCCACCCAGAAGGGAGCTGGCGAGGTGGCGCTACCGTCCACATAGTCTACAGAGGCGACTTGGCTATCGGCCCAGTTCACCTGGGTGACCGAGACCCCGGTGAGCACCTTGCCGCCCTTGCTCTGAATTGCCGCCACAATTGGATCAACTAAGCTGCGGCCCATGTCTTGGCGAGTGCCGCGAAAGGCTAGCCCCTCGGGATTGCCAAAGAAGTAAAAGTGGAAAAACTGCATCAGTTCTCCTGCACTCAAGACATCCGGGGCATTGAGACTCGATTTGGCAAACGGTAAAAAGTACAAGTCGTATAAACCTTGGGGAAAGTCGTTCTTCACCCACTCGGTCACCGACATGTTATCCAAGCGGCCATAGCTGCGTTGGGGATGGAAGCCGGTAATTTCGCGAAACACCTGCCAATGGGAAAACTTCAGCAGGTTCAGACCCCAGTTCAACCGGTTATCAGAAGCGATCGCTAGATCGACGATATTCCAGGGAAAGGCTGAACTGCTTGGTCGGAAGCGTTCTGGCGCATAGGCTTTTTTATCGCCTTTATAGACGACGGCGTAGAAAGGTAGCGAGGTGAAATTCTCTTGGGCTTCTAACTCATCCACCAAGCTCCACAAGTTGTAGTACTGAGGGAAGAAGCCATGGAAGCCATGCTCCATACGTAGGGGCTCTCCACCAACTTCAATGTCCCAACTGGCGATTTTGCCGCCCAACTGGGGTGATTTTTCCAGCAACGTCACCGCAACTCCGCGTTGGCTGAGTTCGTAGGCTGCTGCCAAGCCCGCTAAGCCGCCCCCGACGACCACAGCTCGTCGGGGCTGGCTGAGATGAGTCGGCAGGGCGATCGCATCTTCTTGATAGGTGGAAGGCTGGGGCTTAGAAAACCGAGAATAGCCCAGGGCTCCTCCTACCGTACTCACGCCCGCCAGCTTGAGCACCGTACGCCGAGAAACCTGGGTAGACAATAGCGATTGAAGCTTTGGATTCATGAACGATGCAGTTGAAACAAAGGAAAACAGTCAATAGCCAGCAAAGGTAATCCCGTGGAGCGATCGCATGGATATGGAGGATGATAGCTAAGTTTTTAGAATCTCTGCATCTTACTCCGGATGTCTAGCCTCTAGTATTTAAGACCCTGCATCTGTGACCTGCTGACATTACACATACGCCCAAATGCGGAAAACCCAACGATACTTCGGAATCTCTTTAGCTCTACCCAGGGTGAATTGCACCCTTGCTGAGATACTTTGACGATGCGAAGGACATCTTGCGAAATATGAACATCTCCTGAAACTCTAGCAGTAGAGTCTCTCCAGTGACGTAGTATCGTAAAACTTATGGGGACATGCCTTGAGGGTCACCTGAGTAGCCTCTTCATCGCTTAGCCTCAGCAAGTCAAGTGCTGGCCGATGACGGGCTAGCGCCTTTTCACCGCGAATCTTCATCAACGGCTGGTTAAAGAGACAGGATTTTTTGCATCATGGAATTTGCAGCACGAGTCGGAAGCGTTCAGCCCTCTGTGACCCTAGCCATTACGGCAAAGGCGAAGGCCATGAAAGCTGATGGGGTGGATGTTTGTAGCTTTACGGCAGGCGAACCCGACTTTGATACGCCGATTCATATTCGCGAAGCAGCTAAGCAAGCTCTTGACCAAGGCAAGACCCGCTACGGCCCAGCCGCAGGGGAACCGCAACTGCGGGAGGCGATCGCCCGCCGCCTGCAGCAGGATGAAGACCTTTGTTATGGCCCCGAAAATATTATCGTCACCAACGGTGGCAAGCATTCCCTGTTCAACCTGATGCTGGCGATGATCCAAGAAGGGGATGAGGTGATCATTCCTGCGCCCTACTGGGTGAGCTATCCAGAAATGGTGAAGCTGGCTGGCGGTACGCCGGTGATTGTGCCCACGGATACCAGCACGGGGCTGCGCATCACCCCTGAAGCTCTCCAGCAGGCGATCACGCCGCGCACGAAGCTGTTTGTGCTCAACTCCCCTGCCAATCCCACGGGCATGGTCTACACACCGGAGGAAATTCGTGCCTTAGCTAAGGTGGTGGACGACCATGATCTCTGGGTGGTGTCGGATGAAATCTATAGCAAAATTCTGTACGATGGCGCAACCCATTTGAGCATTGGCGCGGTCAGTCCGGCTGCCTTTAGCCGCACGATCATCAGCAGCGGCTTTGCCAAGGCCTACGCCATGACCGGTTGGCGGATTGGCTTTCTGGCTGGGCCGGCTGAGCTGATTAAAACCGCTGCCACCATTCAAGGGCACAGCACCTCTAATGTTTGCACCTTTGCCCAGTATGGAGCGATCGCTGCCTGTGAGGG
This Candidatus Obscuribacterales bacterium DNA region includes the following protein-coding sequences:
- a CDS encoding FAD-dependent oxidoreductase, giving the protein MNPKLQSLLSTQVSRRTVLKLAGVSTVGGALGYSRFSKPQPSTYQEDAIALPTHLSQPRRAVVVGGGLAGLAAAYELSQRGVAVTLLEKSPQLGGKIASWDIEVGGEPLRMEHGFHGFFPQYYNLWSLVDELEAQENFTSLPFYAVVYKGDKKAYAPERFRPSSSAFPWNIVDLAIASDNRLNWGLNLLKFSHWQVFREITGFHPQRSYGRLDNMSVTEWVKNDFPQGLYDLYFLPFAKSSLNAPDVLSAGELMQFFHFYFFGNPEGLAFRGTRQDMGRSLVDPIVAAIQSKGGKVLTGVSVTQVNWADSQVASVDYVDGSATSPAPFWVAKNDVIPTEGATQFYGAGDRVYATQNHTEVLSLTCTHQGCTVQPAANGEFHCPCHGAVYDAQGRVVSGPARRDLDRYQVVQTEGDRIQLASADPTPSIAQTLDADYFVFATDVPGVRYLLDQSQGDVHPQIQEQIGQLAIADPFAVARFWFDQDFDWEFSDFTSLSGYRLTDSITLYHRIQDDYIEWAKKTGGSVVELHAYCYKERDFPTQQAILTTFEEELYDIVPALKDDSMLHRELVNQKNFSGFPPGSYPNRPETQSLAPNLLFAGDWVKMPFPCGLMERAVSSGLLAANAVLHQEGLQRRTLLTVRPQGVFSILA
- a CDS encoding pyridoxal phosphate-dependent aminotransferase, which gives rise to MEFAARVGSVQPSVTLAITAKAKAMKADGVDVCSFTAGEPDFDTPIHIREAAKQALDQGKTRYGPAAGEPQLREAIARRLQQDEDLCYGPENIIVTNGGKHSLFNLMLAMIQEGDEVIIPAPYWVSYPEMVKLAGGTPVIVPTDTSTGLRITPEALQQAITPRTKLFVLNSPANPTGMVYTPEEIRALAKVVDDHDLWVVSDEIYSKILYDGATHLSIGAVSPAAFSRTIISSGFAKAYAMTGWRIGFLAGPAELIKTAATIQGHSTSNVCTFAQYGAIAACEGPQDCVQEMVSAFAERRRFLLDAIASIPGLSCPTPNGAFYSFLNISKTGLTSLEFCDQLLEEQQVAVIPGGAFGADDHVRISYATDLATLKTGFDRIAAFVASR